TAGCACCAAAGTATACGGAATGGTGGAACTTAGCATTTTTTCTTGGATTAGGCTATCGTCAAACAGGCAAATTTCATGAAGCCATTCAATACTTTAAAAAGGTTTTAGAATTAAAGGAAGATCAGTTAGAAGCCGTAGTAGAATTAGCTTTATGCTATGGGGGGATGGGAGAATTACAAAAGTCTATAGAATATTTTCACAAGGGTCTTGAATTAGGTGGAGACAATAGTGATCTTCTGTGCAACCTAGCTATGGTGTATTTGGAGCTTGGAGATATACACAAGGCTAAAGATTATGTAAACAAATCCTTAAAGATGAATCCCCATGATGAAATTACAATAGCCTGTAAAAACAAAGTAGAAGAGATAGAGATGGCCTCTGGAGCTATAAAGAAGGCGTAGTGTCCTTAATAGAACTATACTTTCAAATATTTAATAAAAAATAGAAGGAAAATATATGTCTACATAGAATAAATACAATACAGATCACTAAAAGATTTTAAGTACTAAATAAAATCAACAAGAAGAGGTGATTGTATGATAAAAACACTACAAGATATAGTAAAAAGAGCCCAAGAGCAACCAAAAATGAAGCTAGCTGTGGCTGCAGCGCAGGACAGTGATGTGCTTAAAGCTGTAGCTGAGGCACAGGAAAAGAACATTATTGAAGCAATATTAATTGGAAATGAAGAAGATATCAATGTAATAGCAAAAGAAATAGGAATAGATCTAACATCCTTTACTATTATTCATATACCTGATTTAATGGAAGCTGCTTTAGAAGCTGTGAAAATGGTATCAACAGGTAAAGCTGATTTTGTAATGAAGGGATTAATAGATACCTCTATTCTTTTAAAAGCAGTATTAAATAAAGAAGTAGGATTAAGAGCAGAAAACCTGTTAAGTCATGTTATGGTTTATGATGTGCCCACCTATCACAAGCTACTTTTTTTAACAGACGGTGGCATGAATATTGCTCCTACATTAGAAGAAAAAAAGGGTATTTTAAAAAATGCTATCCTAGCCGCCAGAGCAACAGGTATTCAAGAGGTAAAAGTTGCTTGTCTAGCTGCAAAGGAAAAAGTAAGCGATAAAATGCAGGCTACTATAGATGGAGATAGCCTAAAGCAATTGGCTTTAGAAGGATATTTTGGTAAAAGTACTTTAGTTGAAGGACCTATAGCCTTTGATTTAGCTATTTCAAAAAATGCTGCTGAAATAAAGAAGTTTAATAGTCCTGTGGCAGGTGAAGCAGACATATTATTGGCACCTACAATAGAAGTTGGCAATGGTATAGGCAAAGCTTTAACCTACATGGCCAATGCTAAATCTGCTGGCATAATTATGGGAGCTAAGGTTCCTATAGTTCTAGTTTCAAGAGCAGACGATGCTGAAACAAAACTATACTCTATTGCTTTGGGAAGTGTTATTGCCGCTTGTAATTATTAAAATAGAACCAATATAATTATCTAATGCTAAGAGGCCTTCGGGCCTCCTAGCATTAGATAATTTAATGTTGTAACAATAACCAAACCTTTATAAAAATAATCATGCATAAAACTCAGAAAAAGTGATAGAATATCATTTAGTGGTATAAGTATAGTGTTGCAAAAAAACACATTGAAATAGATTGACAACGTTATGAAACTATGCTATAGTATTTTACGGTAATCAAATACAGTAATAAAGTGGATTTAAAAACAAATCCGTCTACAAGACAATTAAGATGATGATTAAAAAAGTATTGACAGAGGAAAAGGATTCTGATATAGTAGTAAAAGTCGCCGGAAGTTGAGGGGTGACGGGAGATAAGTTAACACTTAGAAAAAAGAGATTAA
This Natronincola ferrireducens DNA region includes the following protein-coding sequences:
- a CDS encoding bifunctional enoyl-CoA hydratase/phosphate acetyltransferase — translated: MIKTLQDIVKRAQEQPKMKLAVAAAQDSDVLKAVAEAQEKNIIEAILIGNEEDINVIAKEIGIDLTSFTIIHIPDLMEAALEAVKMVSTGKADFVMKGLIDTSILLKAVLNKEVGLRAENLLSHVMVYDVPTYHKLLFLTDGGMNIAPTLEEKKGILKNAILAARATGIQEVKVACLAAKEKVSDKMQATIDGDSLKQLALEGYFGKSTLVEGPIAFDLAISKNAAEIKKFNSPVAGEADILLAPTIEVGNGIGKALTYMANAKSAGIIMGAKVPIVLVSRADDAETKLYSIALGSVIAACNY